A region of Flavobacteriales bacterium DNA encodes the following proteins:
- a CDS encoding ABC transporter ATP-binding protein/permease, whose protein sequence is MNRKNIARFLFWIRLKKIFDLLPKKLRRSVISLGFTTFLTSIFDLIGIALFIPLLLLLLEDNYIQKYDKIRNLYNFLGFTSETNFTILILFLVFFLVISKNIASIFLTRKQSFIAMNLQTGISSTLLKSYLNHDFLKLKQHNSNQVVWRINSLPSFFVKSVILPLSTFVNELIVATIIGLGLFLYNPNIILLLSITIAPITFLFYRHIKRKIQVTQKKQSLLIPKLNALAQQSIFGYIDVILTNTKDFFSSHFDNVLEENKNLSAKIITFMSIPAKVIEISIISSITLLIFIGIIYDIDKNNTVKFLGIFALSAYRLIPSFNKMTVSILSFKSYQYTLNFLTHSLSNIQKEKKTTPSEEMSFKSSIEIKNLFFEYTKGSPVLNNISFTIQKGDTIGIIGKSGSGKTTLMNILLGLIQQTSGKILIDNKKTLQKSDLQQKVGYVQQSIFLTDGSIKENIAFGIPENLIDIDKIYRCIKDANLEELINSLPNGIETKVGELGSQISGGQKQRIGIARVLYSDAEILFFDEATSALDQDTEKQITNTLQLLSKSDKKLTMIIIAHRLSTLKHCNKIFKIDKGDLSLSQHLSTVQ, encoded by the coding sequence ATGAACAGAAAAAACATAGCGCGCTTTCTCTTTTGGATTAGGCTAAAAAAAATTTTTGATTTATTACCAAAAAAACTTAGACGTTCAGTTATTTCTTTGGGCTTTACCACATTTCTAACTTCAATATTTGACTTAATTGGTATTGCTTTATTCATACCTTTACTGTTATTACTACTAGAAGACAACTACATACAGAAGTATGACAAAATTAGAAACTTATATAATTTTCTTGGTTTCACTAGTGAAACTAACTTTACCATACTTATATTATTTTTAGTATTCTTTCTAGTTATCTCAAAGAATATTGCTTCGATATTTTTAACAAGGAAACAGTCTTTTATTGCTATGAACCTTCAAACAGGCATTTCTTCGACACTTCTAAAGAGTTACTTAAACCATGATTTTTTAAAGCTAAAGCAGCACAATTCTAACCAAGTTGTATGGAGAATAAATTCGCTACCTTCCTTTTTCGTTAAATCAGTAATACTTCCTTTATCTACCTTTGTCAATGAATTAATAGTTGCTACAATAATTGGACTTGGACTTTTTTTATACAACCCTAATATCATTCTACTTTTATCTATTACAATAGCACCTATAACTTTCCTTTTTTATCGACATATAAAAAGAAAAATTCAGGTAACACAAAAAAAACAAAGCTTATTAATTCCCAAGCTAAATGCTTTAGCGCAACAATCTATTTTTGGATACATTGACGTAATACTAACTAACACTAAAGATTTCTTCTCAAGCCATTTTGATAATGTCTTAGAAGAAAACAAAAACTTAAGTGCAAAAATCATTACTTTCATGTCTATTCCTGCAAAAGTTATAGAGATCTCAATTATTTCATCTATTACTCTATTAATTTTTATTGGTATAATCTATGATATTGACAAAAACAACACTGTTAAATTCTTAGGTATATTTGCTTTATCTGCCTATAGATTAATCCCATCATTTAACAAAATGACTGTATCAATTCTTAGTTTCAAAAGCTATCAATATACACTAAACTTCCTTACTCACTCCTTATCCAACATACAAAAAGAAAAAAAGACTACACCCTCTGAGGAAATGTCATTTAAAAGCTCTATAGAAATTAAGAACCTTTTTTTCGAATACACCAAAGGTTCTCCAGTTCTAAACAACATTTCATTTACTATACAGAAAGGAGATACTATCGGTATCATTGGGAAATCAGGCTCTGGAAAAACCACTTTAATGAACATACTTTTAGGTCTAATACAACAAACCAGCGGGAAAATTCTTATAGATAATAAAAAAACACTTCAAAAAAGTGACTTACAACAAAAAGTTGGATATGTTCAACAATCAATATTTCTAACTGATGGCTCAATAAAAGAAAACATAGCCTTTGGAATTCCTGAAAATTTAATTGACATTGATAAAATATACCGTTGTATTAAGGATGCTAACCTCGAAGAACTTATTAATTCTCTTCCAAATGGAATAGAAACAAAAGTTGGGGAACTTGGTTCTCAGATTTCTGGGGGACAAAAACAACGTATAGGAATTGCTAGAGTACTATATTCTGATGCTGAAATTTTATTTTTTGACGAAGCCACATCTGCTTTGGATCAGGATACTGAAAAACAGATCACTAACACCCTGCAACTTCTTTCAAAATCAGACAAAAAACTTACTATGATTATAATTGCCCACCGTCTTTCGACTTTAAAGCATTGTAATAAAATCTTTAAAATAGACAAAGGCGACCTATCTTTATCTCAGCATCTATCTACAGTTCAATAA
- the gdhA gene encoding NADP-specific glutamate dehydrogenase, protein MSKFKAEIDSFMDKVKEKNGHEKEFLQAVEEVAEVVIPFIADKPKYQEGKILERMIEPERTIMFRVPWTDDQGNTQVNRGYRVEFNSAIGPYKGGLRFHPSVNLSILKFLGFEQIFKNSLTTLPMGGGKGGSDFNPKGKSDNEVMRFCQSFMTELARHIGPNTDVPAGDIGVGGREIGYMFGQYKRLRNEFTGVLTGKGINWGGSLIRPEATGYGTVYFAKEMLATKGDDFHGKTVAISGSGNVAQYALEKVLHFGGKVITVSDSSGYVSAENGFHSEHLDFLKELKNVRRGRVKEIADKFDGFVFHEGERPWGEKVDVALPCATQNELNGEEAKTLLANGCICVAEGANMPSTPEAIEAFHNAKILFSPGKASNAGGVATSGLEMSQNSLRMNWTSAEVDEKLHNIMISIHQQCVEYGKDGDYVDYVKGANIAGFVKVADAMLDQGIV, encoded by the coding sequence ATGTCTAAATTTAAAGCAGAGATCGATTCTTTCATGGACAAAGTGAAAGAAAAAAATGGTCATGAAAAAGAATTCTTGCAAGCAGTAGAAGAAGTTGCAGAAGTTGTAATTCCATTTATTGCTGACAAGCCTAAGTATCAAGAAGGAAAAATTCTTGAGCGTATGATTGAGCCTGAGCGTACGATTATGTTTAGAGTTCCGTGGACTGATGACCAAGGAAACACTCAAGTAAACAGAGGATATAGAGTTGAGTTTAACTCTGCAATTGGACCTTACAAAGGAGGATTAAGATTTCACCCGTCTGTAAACCTATCTATTTTAAAATTCTTAGGGTTTGAACAAATATTCAAAAACTCACTAACAACACTACCTATGGGTGGTGGTAAAGGAGGATCTGACTTTAACCCAAAAGGAAAATCTGACAACGAAGTCATGCGTTTTTGCCAGTCATTCATGACTGAATTAGCTAGACACATTGGACCAAACACTGATGTACCAGCTGGAGACATTGGTGTTGGAGGAAGAGAGATTGGCTATATGTTTGGTCAATACAAAAGGCTAAGAAACGAGTTTACAGGAGTATTAACTGGAAAAGGCATTAACTGGGGAGGATCTTTAATTCGACCTGAAGCTACTGGTTATGGAACTGTTTACTTCGCGAAAGAAATGCTAGCAACTAAAGGAGATGATTTCCACGGAAAAACTGTTGCTATTTCTGGATCTGGAAATGTTGCTCAATACGCACTAGAAAAGGTCTTACATTTTGGAGGTAAAGTGATTACTGTATCAGATTCTTCTGGATATGTTTCTGCTGAGAACGGATTCCATTCTGAGCACTTGGACTTCTTAAAAGAATTAAAAAACGTAAGAAGAGGCCGCGTAAAAGAGATCGCTGACAAATTTGATGGTTTTGTTTTCCACGAGGGGGAAAGACCTTGGGGAGAAAAAGTTGATGTTGCTCTTCCATGTGCCACACAAAATGAATTAAATGGCGAAGAAGCAAAAACATTATTAGCCAACGGATGTATCTGTGTTGCTGAGGGTGCGAACATGCCTTCAACACCAGAAGCAATCGAAGCTTTCCACAATGCTAAAATACTTTTCTCTCCAGGAAAGGCATCTAACGCTGGTGGAGTAGCAACTTCAGGCTTAGAAATGTCTCAAAACTCATTGAGAATGAACTGGACTTCTGCTGAAGTAGATGAAAAACTTCACAACATCATGATATCTATCCATCAACAATGTGTTGAATACGGAAAAGATGGAGACTATGTTGATTATGTAAAAGGAGCAAACATTGCTGGTTTCGTTAAAGTAGCTGACGCTATGCTAGACCAAGGAATTGTTTAA
- the yihA gene encoding ribosome biogenesis GTP-binding protein YihA/YsxC, translating into MEITSAEFAMSNSDYKKCPKPNKPEYAFIGRSNVGKSSLINMLTNRNSLAKTSGKPGKTQLINHFLINKEWYLADLPGYGYAKVSKKSRATFHNFTVEYLQNRKNLLCVFVLLDSRIPPQKIDLEFMEYCGVRGIPFVMCFTKIDKLKPSALKTSIENYKAKMFEQWEEIPQIFVSSATSKDGQEELLDFIETINKKFEI; encoded by the coding sequence ATGGAAATTACATCTGCTGAATTTGCGATGAGCAATTCCGACTACAAAAAATGTCCAAAACCAAACAAACCTGAATATGCTTTTATTGGACGTTCAAACGTTGGAAAGTCTTCATTAATCAACATGCTCACCAACAGAAACTCACTTGCTAAAACATCTGGAAAACCTGGAAAAACTCAACTAATCAATCATTTTTTAATTAACAAAGAATGGTATTTAGCAGACCTCCCTGGTTATGGGTATGCGAAAGTCTCAAAAAAGAGCAGAGCTACATTTCACAACTTCACGGTAGAATATTTACAAAACAGAAAAAACCTCCTTTGCGTTTTTGTTTTATTAGATTCTCGAATCCCTCCTCAAAAAATCGACTTAGAGTTCATGGAATACTGTGGGGTAAGAGGCATTCCTTTTGTGATGTGTTTCACAAAAATTGATAAATTAAAACCTAGCGCACTGAAAACCTCAATCGAAAACTATAAAGCAAAAATGTTTGAGCAATGGGAAGAAATTCCTCAAATTTTTGTGAGTTCGGCCACAAGTAAAGATGGACAAGAGGAATTATTAGATTTTATTGAAACAATTAATAAAAAGTTTGAAATTTAA
- the mraZ gene encoding division/cell wall cluster transcriptional repressor MraZ → MTGFIGEYHCKIDAKGRLLLPAEMRKQLSAEDQGTFVISRGVDDCLSLYPMSEWEVVMAKLRTLNRFKAKDRKFARMFQKGATKVVADSNERILLPKGLLGWAGVQKEIVLVANVDLWEIWDKTKYEDLMGEDWEDFDQLAAEVMGNSDLDD, encoded by the coding sequence ATGACTGGTTTCATAGGAGAATATCATTGTAAAATCGACGCTAAGGGTAGGTTGCTCTTACCTGCGGAGATGCGCAAGCAATTGTCTGCTGAAGACCAGGGAACTTTTGTTATTTCTAGAGGTGTTGATGATTGTTTGTCTCTGTATCCTATGAGTGAATGGGAAGTAGTGATGGCTAAGCTTCGTACATTAAATCGTTTTAAAGCAAAGGATAGAAAGTTTGCCCGAATGTTTCAAAAAGGTGCTACGAAAGTAGTCGCTGATTCTAACGAAAGAATACTCTTGCCAAAAGGGTTGTTAGGATGGGCAGGTGTTCAAAAGGAAATTGTCCTTGTTGCTAATGTGGATCTCTGGGAGATTTGGGATAAAACGAAGTATGAAGATCTTATGGGAGAAGATTGGGAAGACTTTGATCAATTAGCAGCTGAAGTAATGGGCAATTCTGATTTGGATGACTGA
- the rsmH gene encoding 16S rRNA (cytosine(1402)-N(4))-methyltransferase RsmH, protein MTENKYHIPVLLKESVDNMIVDPDGVYVDVTFGGGGHSRYVLSCLGSGRLIGFDQDEDAEQNLIEDERFTFVRQNFGYLKNYLRMLPGVLPVDGVLADLGVSSHQFDTAERGFSFRFDVELDMRMNRDVMKTAKDVLMGYEESELRYVFKVYGELSNAYKIAKRVVGAREEREIGTIGELKELMAGLYLPHKEHTFFAKLFQALRIEVNDEMKVLERLLEQSVEVIKKGGRFSVITYHSLEDRMVKRFFKSGNVEGKQEKDFYGNLIRPFKEVNRKPIVPSDEEVIVNNRARSAKLRVAERI, encoded by the coding sequence ATGACTGAAAATAAATATCATATACCAGTATTATTAAAGGAGTCTGTGGATAACATGATTGTTGATCCAGATGGTGTGTACGTTGATGTGACGTTTGGAGGAGGAGGGCATTCTCGTTATGTGCTTTCTTGTCTGGGGAGCGGGCGTCTGATAGGTTTTGATCAAGATGAGGATGCAGAACAGAATTTGATAGAGGATGAGCGGTTTACGTTTGTACGTCAGAATTTTGGGTATTTAAAAAATTATTTAAGAATGCTTCCAGGGGTGTTGCCAGTGGATGGAGTGTTGGCTGATTTGGGGGTGTCTTCTCATCAGTTTGATACTGCTGAAAGAGGGTTTTCTTTTCGGTTTGATGTAGAGTTAGATATGCGAATGAATCGTGATGTGATGAAAACTGCTAAAGATGTGTTGATGGGGTATGAAGAGAGTGAGTTGAGGTATGTTTTTAAGGTTTATGGTGAGTTGTCTAATGCTTATAAAATAGCAAAGAGAGTTGTTGGGGCTAGAGAGGAGCGTGAGATAGGAACGATTGGAGAGTTGAAAGAGTTGATGGCTGGGCTTTATTTACCGCATAAGGAACATACTTTTTTTGCAAAGTTGTTTCAAGCGTTGAGAATAGAGGTTAATGATGAAATGAAGGTTTTGGAGCGTCTGTTGGAGCAGAGTGTAGAGGTGATAAAGAAAGGGGGGAGGTTCTCAGTAATTACTTATCATTCTCTAGAAGATAGGATGGTGAAGCGTTTTTTTAAGTCGGGTAATGTTGAGGGGAAACAAGAGAAAGATTTTTACGGGAATTTGATTCGGCCATTTAAAGAAGTGAATCGTAAGCCAATTGTGCCTTCTGATGAAGAGGTAATTGTAAATAATAGAGCTAGGAGTGCGAAGTTGAGGGTTGCAGAAAGAATATGA
- a CDS encoding FtsL-like putative cell division protein has product MSDKKVKISNPIKGVVSGELLFKTGVFQNLPFLLYVTLLMILYIAYGYYVDATVHQYSKEEKRAEELYSELQSLMEVYDQESLQSKIAVDVEPLGLYESKYPPKVVWREKK; this is encoded by the coding sequence ATGAGTGATAAGAAAGTGAAAATATCAAATCCTATTAAAGGAGTGGTGTCTGGGGAGTTGCTGTTTAAGACAGGGGTTTTTCAGAATCTACCTTTTTTGCTTTATGTCACTTTGTTGATGATTTTGTATATCGCTTATGGGTATTATGTAGATGCTACTGTTCATCAATATAGTAAAGAAGAGAAGCGAGCAGAAGAGTTGTATTCGGAGTTGCAGTCTTTAATGGAGGTGTATGACCAAGAAAGTTTACAGAGTAAAATAGCAGTAGATGTTGAACCGTTGGGGTTGTATGAGTCTAAATATCCGCCTAAGGTCGTTTGGAGAGAAAAGAAATAA
- a CDS encoding transpeptidase family protein, with amino-acid sequence MSAKKENIIRVYVVYVAMLLFAFLILFQIVKVQFVDGGELKKEAEGRTLVMKSIKAPRGNIFADNEPRTTLALSVPRYDIYMDLMTVKQELFDEGIEALSDSLSVVFTHKTKSEWLATLRHEREVDSNQYFRIKSKIKNAELRRLKTFPIFKKGKNRGGFIVVRDMKRVKPYDLLAYRTIGRYKAIEEDSARGIRADTIAIGLEGAYNDFLEGQDGEMLMKKIRGNEWKPVSSDLSLEPIPGADVYTSIDVNIQDVAESALMKQLQEQNAEKGCVVLMEVETGYIKAIANLSKGQNEGEFYELHNMAVGRVSEPGSTLKLATLLTMLEDNKIRLTDSVDMPGVYRIYDRVLHDSRPGGYGRNTIQYAFEKSSNVFAKLVDDNYRTNPQAYIDGLVRLGLRKPLGLEIKGEGVPKLKNATAKEGFSGVTLSSMAIGYEVEITPMQTLALYNAVANGGRLMKPQFVKEIRRGGKVLKEFEPVELKAKIASEQNIALVRKALEGVVERGTAKNIRALGFKIAGKTGTAKKLDENGRYGNKYQASFCGYFPAENPKYSCVVVIQGPTKNIYGAVVSGTVFKEIADKVYASGLDNFNEVAEESTKMPYSKNGLRSDLKEVMERIGVEVDDQSGDYDWVKTITGERSVNFYTKSVAKNVMPEVKGMGLGDALYLLESKGLSVEVKGSGVVKAQSIEVGREVVSGQLVTLELVE; translated from the coding sequence ATGAGTGCTAAAAAAGAAAATATTATTAGGGTTTATGTAGTCTATGTGGCTATGTTGCTTTTTGCTTTTTTGATACTTTTTCAAATTGTTAAAGTTCAGTTTGTGGATGGAGGGGAATTGAAAAAAGAAGCGGAAGGTAGGACATTAGTGATGAAAAGTATTAAGGCGCCTCGTGGAAATATATTTGCCGATAATGAACCGAGAACGACACTGGCGTTGTCTGTTCCAAGGTATGATATTTATATGGATTTGATGACAGTTAAGCAAGAGTTGTTTGATGAGGGGATTGAAGCTTTGTCTGATAGTTTGTCGGTTGTTTTTACACATAAAACAAAGTCAGAGTGGTTAGCTACATTGCGGCATGAACGAGAGGTGGATTCCAATCAGTATTTTAGAATAAAGTCAAAAATAAAAAACGCTGAATTAAGGAGGTTAAAGACGTTTCCGATTTTTAAAAAAGGTAAAAATAGAGGGGGCTTTATTGTGGTTAGGGATATGAAAAGGGTAAAGCCTTATGATTTGTTGGCTTATAGAACGATAGGTCGTTATAAGGCAATAGAGGAAGATTCGGCTAGAGGGATAAGAGCTGATACGATAGCTATAGGTTTAGAAGGTGCATATAATGATTTTCTGGAGGGGCAAGATGGAGAGATGTTGATGAAGAAAATTCGAGGAAATGAATGGAAGCCAGTGAGTAGTGATTTGTCGTTGGAACCAATTCCTGGAGCTGATGTGTATACAAGTATCGATGTCAATATACAGGATGTAGCAGAAAGTGCTTTGATGAAACAGTTGCAGGAGCAAAATGCAGAAAAAGGTTGTGTGGTGTTGATGGAGGTTGAAACGGGGTATATTAAAGCAATAGCTAATTTGTCTAAGGGGCAAAATGAAGGAGAGTTTTATGAGTTGCATAATATGGCAGTGGGTAGAGTCTCTGAACCAGGTTCAACTTTAAAGTTGGCGACATTACTGACAATGTTAGAGGATAATAAAATTCGGTTAACTGACTCAGTGGATATGCCAGGGGTGTATCGAATTTATGATCGTGTTTTACATGATAGTAGGCCAGGAGGGTATGGGAGAAATACTATTCAGTATGCTTTTGAAAAGTCGTCTAATGTCTTCGCAAAATTGGTAGATGATAATTATAGAACTAACCCTCAGGCATATATAGATGGTTTGGTTCGGTTAGGGTTGAGAAAGCCTTTGGGGTTAGAAATAAAAGGAGAAGGGGTGCCAAAGTTAAAGAATGCAACGGCAAAAGAAGGGTTTTCTGGGGTGACATTATCGTCTATGGCGATTGGGTATGAGGTAGAAATTACTCCAATGCAAACATTGGCGTTGTATAACGCTGTTGCAAATGGCGGGAGATTAATGAAGCCGCAGTTTGTTAAAGAAATTAGAAGAGGAGGTAAGGTGTTAAAGGAATTTGAGCCAGTGGAATTGAAAGCGAAAATAGCTTCAGAGCAAAATATTGCTCTTGTTAGAAAAGCGTTGGAAGGTGTAGTAGAAAGAGGGACAGCCAAAAACATAAGGGCTTTAGGGTTTAAAATAGCAGGGAAAACAGGTACAGCTAAAAAGTTAGATGAAAATGGTCGTTACGGGAATAAATATCAAGCTTCTTTTTGTGGGTACTTTCCAGCGGAAAACCCGAAGTATTCATGTGTGGTAGTTATTCAGGGGCCAACTAAAAACATATATGGAGCAGTGGTTTCAGGGACTGTTTTTAAAGAGATTGCGGATAAAGTGTATGCAAGTGGCTTAGATAATTTTAACGAGGTCGCAGAAGAGTCTACTAAAATGCCTTACTCTAAAAATGGACTGAGAAGTGATTTGAAAGAAGTCATGGAAAGGATAGGGGTTGAAGTAGATGACCAGTCGGGAGATTATGATTGGGTAAAGACAATAACGGGTGAACGTTCAGTGAATTTTTATACTAAAAGTGTCGCGAAAAATGTAATGCCAGAAGTCAAAGGTATGGGCTTGGGGGATGCTTTGTATTTGTTAGAGTCAAAAGGGTTGAGTGTAGAGGTAAAAGGAAGTGGTGTAGTTAAAGCACAGTCAATAGAAGTAGGTAGAGAAGTAGTTAGTGGTCAATTAGTAACATTAGAATTAGTAGAATGA
- a CDS encoding UDP-N-acetylmuramoyl-L-alanyl-D-glutamate--2,6-diaminopimelate ligase → MKLLKDIIYSVRIENVIGSTNVAVEHVAFDSREVAQYSLFVAVNGTQVDGHEYIAMAIQKGAVAIVCEVVPEELIEGVTYIQVLDSSNALGIVAANFYDNPSEKIKLVGVTGTNGKTTSVTLMYELFQLFGERVGLISTVQNKIHNEVYKATHTTPNAIELNALLAKMVEKKCTYCFMEVSSHAVDQKRVAGVCFSGGVFTNISRDHLDYHKTFDNYIAAKKAFFDALPSDAFALTNEDHEYGEVMMSETKAKVHSYGLNAVADFKAKILENRLDGSLLVIDGKEVYTKLIGKFNAYNALVAYAVGVLLGKEELEVLTMLSSLTPPEGRFQHVISETGVIAIVDYAHTPDALENVLNTIKNIRTGNELVITVVGCGGDRDKGKRPLMAEVACRLSDQVVFTSDNPRSENPETIIQEMEAGVPAKDYRKTLSITHRREAIKTACSIARKDDIILIAGKGHEKYQIIKDEVLDFDDKEIVIEILKKLNK, encoded by the coding sequence ATGAAATTATTGAAAGATATTATATATAGTGTTAGAATCGAGAATGTGATAGGGTCTACTAATGTGGCTGTAGAGCATGTGGCTTTCGATTCAAGAGAAGTTGCGCAGTATTCTTTGTTTGTCGCTGTGAATGGAACTCAAGTTGATGGGCATGAGTATATAGCGATGGCAATTCAAAAAGGAGCAGTAGCTATTGTTTGTGAGGTTGTTCCTGAAGAGCTGATAGAGGGGGTGACTTATATCCAAGTATTAGATTCTTCAAATGCATTAGGAATTGTTGCTGCTAATTTTTATGACAATCCTTCAGAAAAAATCAAGTTAGTTGGGGTGACAGGTACCAATGGCAAAACAACATCGGTTACATTAATGTATGAGTTGTTTCAGTTGTTTGGGGAGCGAGTAGGGCTGATTTCTACAGTGCAAAATAAGATTCATAATGAAGTTTATAAAGCGACACATACTACTCCAAATGCAATAGAGTTGAATGCGCTTTTGGCTAAAATGGTTGAAAAAAAATGTACTTACTGTTTTATGGAGGTGAGTTCTCATGCTGTAGATCAAAAGCGTGTGGCAGGGGTTTGTTTTTCTGGTGGGGTGTTTACAAACATCTCAAGAGATCATTTAGATTACCATAAAACATTTGATAATTATATAGCTGCTAAAAAAGCTTTTTTTGATGCTTTACCTTCTGATGCATTTGCATTAACAAATGAGGATCATGAGTATGGAGAGGTAATGATGAGCGAGACAAAAGCTAAGGTCCATAGCTATGGTTTGAATGCGGTTGCTGATTTTAAAGCTAAAATCTTGGAGAATAGATTGGATGGTTCGTTGTTGGTGATTGATGGGAAAGAGGTTTATACAAAACTAATAGGAAAGTTTAATGCTTACAATGCTTTGGTGGCGTATGCTGTGGGAGTTTTGTTGGGGAAAGAGGAGCTGGAAGTATTGACAATGCTATCGAGTTTAACACCTCCTGAAGGACGATTTCAACATGTAATTTCAGAAACAGGGGTTATTGCAATCGTTGATTATGCACATACTCCAGATGCATTGGAAAATGTGCTGAATACAATTAAAAATATTAGGACAGGTAATGAATTGGTTATTACAGTTGTTGGGTGTGGAGGAGATAGAGATAAAGGGAAGCGACCTTTGATGGCGGAAGTGGCTTGTCGATTAAGCGATCAGGTTGTCTTTACTTCTGATAATCCCCGAAGTGAAAATCCTGAGACTATTATTCAAGAAATGGAGGCTGGAGTTCCAGCAAAAGATTATCGAAAAACATTGTCTATAACGCATAGAAGAGAGGCTATAAAAACGGCTTGTAGTATTGCCAGAAAAGATGATATCATTTTGATAGCTGGTAAAGGACATGAAAAGTATCAAATTATAAAAGATGAAGTTTTAGACTTTGACGATAAAGAAATAGTAATAGAAATTTTAAAAAAATTAAATAAGTAA
- the mraY gene encoding phospho-N-acetylmuramoyl-pentapeptide-transferase, whose translation MLYHLFEYLAENFDFPGAGLFEYISFRASLAMIVSLLISMVFGGRLIKLLQRLQVGESVRDLGLDGQLEKAGTPTMGGLIILAAILIPTLLFAKLDNIYTITMLVATVWLGLIGFIDDYIKVFKKNKEGLAGKFKIVGQVGVGVIVGSLLYFNDDITVKEKVYFEDSVYTQEMADLSDGEGQSFKWVESKSTKTTIPFVKNNEFDYAWLLPDSLKEYAWLIFIPMVIIIVTAVSNGANMTDGLDGLATGTSAIMGVTLAVFAYLSGNAIFADYLNIMYIPNAGELVIFISAFIGAAIGFLWYNSYPAKVFMGDTGSLALGGIIAVFAIAIRKELLIPIFAVVFLAENVSVMLQVGYFKYTKKKYGEGKRIFLMAPLHHHYQKKGIHEAKIVSRFWIVGIMAAVLSIVTLKIR comes from the coding sequence ATGTTGTATCATTTGTTTGAGTATTTAGCAGAGAATTTTGATTTCCCAGGAGCTGGTTTGTTTGAATATATCTCTTTTAGGGCAAGTTTAGCAATGATTGTATCCTTGTTGATCTCAATGGTTTTTGGAGGGAGATTAATCAAGTTGCTTCAACGTCTACAGGTAGGCGAGTCTGTAAGAGATTTAGGGTTGGATGGACAACTTGAAAAAGCAGGTACGCCAACAATGGGTGGTCTGATTATTCTTGCTGCTATTTTGATTCCAACATTGTTGTTTGCCAAGCTTGATAATATCTATACCATTACGATGTTGGTGGCTACAGTTTGGTTGGGATTGATTGGTTTTATAGATGATTATATAAAGGTCTTTAAAAAGAATAAAGAAGGTCTAGCAGGAAAGTTTAAAATTGTAGGACAGGTAGGTGTAGGAGTTATTGTAGGATCATTGCTTTATTTTAATGATGATATTACAGTAAAAGAGAAAGTGTATTTCGAAGATTCTGTATATACACAAGAGATGGCTGATTTGAGTGATGGAGAGGGGCAGAGTTTCAAGTGGGTAGAGAGTAAATCAACTAAAACAACAATCCCGTTTGTAAAAAATAATGAGTTTGATTACGCTTGGTTGTTACCAGATAGTTTGAAAGAATATGCTTGGTTGATTTTTATACCAATGGTAATCATTATTGTTACAGCAGTATCAAATGGAGCAAACATGACGGATGGTTTGGATGGGTTGGCAACAGGGACTTCTGCGATTATGGGAGTTACCTTGGCAGTGTTTGCTTATTTATCAGGTAATGCCATTTTTGCTGATTATTTAAATATCATGTATATCCCTAATGCAGGAGAACTGGTAATTTTTATTAGTGCTTTTATTGGGGCTGCAATTGGTTTCCTTTGGTATAATTCATATCCAGCAAAAGTGTTTATGGGGGATACGGGAAGTCTAGCGCTTGGAGGTATTATTGCTGTGTTTGCAATAGCAATTCGTAAAGAATTGTTGATTCCAATTTTTGCAGTGGTGTTTTTGGCGGAGAATGTTTCAGTAATGTTGCAAGTGGGGTACTTCAAATACACAAAGAAAAAATATGGTGAGGGGAAACGTATTTTCTTAATGGCTCCATTGCATCATCATTACCAGAAAAAAGGAATTCACGAAGCAAAGATTGTTTCTCGTTTTTGGATTGTGGGAATCATGGCGGCAGTATTGTCAATTGTAACCTTAAAAATTAGATAA